Proteins co-encoded in one Hyalangium ruber genomic window:
- a CDS encoding DUF2156 domain-containing protein: MADSSAQVQRDRVLQLLKRHGWNATSFQVLEPGFRYWFDERLEACVAYVDTGGAWVVAGAPIAQVEHLAEVVAGFEAAARAENRRVCFFAAERRFLEAAPVEAVPIGEQPVWDPRRWEETLRSSRSLREQLRRARARGVTVRRVAADELRDPEHPTRRAVDRLLARWLAARRMAPMGFLVQVSPYAFTEERQAFVGELQGEVVCFLSAAPVFAREGWLLQHLVRDARAPNGSVELMVDAVMRASAEEGRRYVTLGLAPLSGDVSLWLRLARLWGRALYDFEGLRAFKAKLRPHTWDPLYLAWPERGGRLWPMYDALRAFARGSFVRFGFTTALRRADLLVRVLAVLLIPWTLLLALPVNTPRFPSPAIQWAWVLFDVGLTGALFALVHRWRSRLAGLLAAIIALDACLTTWQAVAYNVPRAQGALDWLVIGAAILAPSTAAGLLGWASRHPPFTH; this comes from the coding sequence ATGGCCGACTCCTCCGCGCAGGTGCAACGCGACCGGGTGCTCCAGCTGTTGAAGCGGCACGGGTGGAACGCCACCTCCTTCCAGGTGCTCGAGCCGGGCTTTCGCTACTGGTTCGACGAGCGGCTGGAGGCCTGTGTCGCGTACGTGGACACGGGCGGCGCCTGGGTGGTGGCTGGCGCTCCCATCGCCCAGGTCGAGCACCTCGCCGAGGTGGTCGCCGGCTTCGAGGCGGCGGCACGCGCCGAGAACCGGCGAGTCTGCTTCTTCGCCGCGGAGCGACGCTTCCTCGAGGCCGCCCCCGTCGAGGCGGTGCCCATCGGCGAGCAGCCGGTGTGGGATCCACGTCGCTGGGAGGAGACGCTGCGCTCCAGCCGCAGCCTGCGGGAGCAGCTCCGGCGGGCACGGGCTCGCGGCGTCACCGTGCGCAGGGTGGCCGCGGACGAGCTCCGGGACCCGGAGCACCCCACGCGGCGGGCGGTGGATCGGCTGCTGGCGCGGTGGCTGGCCGCGCGGCGCATGGCTCCCATGGGGTTCCTCGTCCAGGTCTCCCCCTATGCCTTCACCGAGGAGCGCCAGGCCTTCGTGGGCGAGCTTCAAGGCGAGGTGGTCTGCTTCCTGTCCGCTGCCCCCGTCTTCGCGCGGGAGGGCTGGCTGCTCCAGCACCTGGTGCGGGATGCGCGCGCGCCCAATGGCTCCGTGGAGTTGATGGTGGACGCGGTGATGCGCGCCTCGGCGGAAGAGGGGCGGCGCTATGTGACGCTGGGATTGGCGCCCCTCTCGGGAGACGTGTCGCTCTGGCTGCGCCTGGCGAGGCTCTGGGGCCGGGCGCTGTATGACTTCGAGGGGCTGCGCGCCTTCAAGGCGAAGCTGCGGCCCCACACGTGGGACCCGCTCTACCTGGCCTGGCCCGAGCGGGGCGGCAGGCTCTGGCCCATGTACGACGCGCTGCGAGCCTTCGCCCGGGGCAGCTTCGTGCGCTTCGGCTTCACCACGGCGCTGCGCCGCGCGGACCTGCTCGTGCGCGTGCTGGCCGTGCTGCTCATTCCCTGGACGCTGCTCCTGGCCCTGCCCGTCAACACGCCCCGCTTCCCGTCCCCCGCCATCCAGTGGGCGTGGGTGCTCTTCGACGTGGGGCTCACCGGCGCCCTCTTCGCGCTGGTCCACCGCTGGCGCTCCCGCCTGGCGGGGCTGCTCGCGGCCATCATCGCCCTGGATGCCTGCCTGACGACCTGGCAGGCCGTGGCCTACAACGTGCCTCGGGCCCAGGGCGCGCTCGACTGGCTCGTCATCGGAGCCGCCATCCTGGCGCCCTCCACGGCGGCCGGCTTGCTGGGGTGGGCCTCCCGCCACCCGCCCTTCACGCACTAG